The Aspergillus chevalieri M1 DNA, chromosome 5, nearly complete sequence genome includes a region encoding these proteins:
- a CDS encoding intradiol ring-cleavage dioxygenase (COG:Q;~EggNog:ENOG410PIXU;~InterPro:IPR000627,IPR015889;~PFAM:PF00775;~go_function: GO:0003824 - catalytic activity [Evidence IEA];~go_function: GO:0005506 - iron ion binding [Evidence IEA];~go_function: GO:0008199 - ferric iron binding [Evidence IEA];~go_function: GO:0016702 - oxidoreductase activity, acting on single donors with incorporation of molecular oxygen, incorporation of two atoms of oxygen [Evidence IEA];~go_process: GO:0006725 - cellular aromatic compound metabolic process [Evidence IEA];~go_process: GO:0055114 - oxidation-reduction process [Evidence IEA]): MGLLCRRGMVRYGMRMVKLSVSTEAMKIQLPAKLAVAALVALTTAHGPDDHETFLAKREYFSRAKHFLDSCAGPLESKGVEARARARRASIVHEHQKRNKAKRNNKQILNINHQYNGSFISPDDTDAIFVGTRHVLLNPYGDNGPYYVRGELIREDVREDEPGIPIIVEGQFINYVTCEPVKGMWWDLWNANSTGVYTGVINEGNGNFLDHSNVNRTALRGLQQADEDGVARLTTIFPGHYSGRTNHIHVIAHSNVTVNPNNTISGGSIQHIGQFFFDEDLLDKVRQVWPYTENPYEITTNAEDDTFHQETAYSNSDPVFHYEFLGDKLEDGLLMWVRIGVNVSASWEDEYSFARTAQGVKYSCGTGRITSNYTQDGTDCTNNVDVKNLPGESAPGPVVYPNPHNKTS, encoded by the exons ATGGGGCTTCTGTGCAGACGCGGGATGGTCAGGTACGGGATGCGGATGG TCAAATTGTCTGTTTCCACTGAAGCAATGAAGATCCAACTCCCCGCCAAACTCGCCGTGGCGGCTCTCGTAGCCCTAACCACGGCCCACGGCCCCGACGACCACGAAACCTTCCTCGCAAAGCGCGAATACTTTTCCCGCGCCAAACATTTCCTCGACTCCTGCGCCGGACCCCTCGAAAGCAAAGGCGTCGAAGCCCGCGCCCGAGCCCGCCGCGCATCCATCGTCCACGAGCACCAGAAGCGTAACAAGGCTAAGCGCAACAACAAACAAATCCTAAATATCAACCATCAATATAACGGCTCATTTATCTCGCCTGATGACACTGATGCCATCTTCGTGGGGACCAGGCACGTCCTCTTGAATCCCTACGGTGATAACGGCCCGTACTACGTCCGCGGCGAACTCATCCGCGAGGACGTGAGAGAAGATGAACCCGGTATTCCGATCATCGTCGAAGGCCAGTTCATCAACTACGTTACCTGTGAGCCTGTCAAGGGAATGTGGTGGGATCTGTGGAATGCCAATTCCACGGGTGTGTACACCGGTGTCATCAACGAAGGAAACGGCAACTTCCTTGACCATAGTAACGTAAACCGCACTGCGCTTCGTGGGCTCCAGCAGGCGGATGAGGATGGTGTTGCGCGATTGACCACTATCTTCCCTGGTCACTACAGTGGGCGGACGAACCATATCCATGTTATCGCACATTCGAATGTCACCGTGAACCCGAATAACACTATTTCCGGCGGAAGTATCCAGCACATTGGACAGTTCTTCTTCGATGAGGATCTTCTCGACAAGGTCCGTCAGGTCTGGCCGTACACCGAGAATCCCTATGAGATCACCACAAACGCCGAAGATGATACCTTCCACCAGGAGACTGCGTACTCGAACTCCGATCCCGTCTTCCACTACGAGTTTCTTGGTGATAAGCTCGAGGATGGACTGCTCATGTGGGTGCGGATTGGTGTTAACGTCTCCGCGAGCTGGGAGGATGAATATAGTTTTGCGAGGACGGCTCAAGGGGTGAAGTACTCTTGTGGTACGGGTCGGATTACGAGTAACTATACGCAGGATGGGACTGATTGTACGAATAATGTTGATGTTAAAAATCTGCCGGGTGAGTCGGCGCCTGGGCCCGTTGTTTATCCTAATCCGCACAACAAGACGAGCTAG
- a CDS encoding SAP domain-containing protein (COG:S;~EggNog:ENOG410PRHJ;~InterPro:IPR040746,IPR003034,IPR036361;~PFAM:PF02037,PF18592): MAIDYSKKTNAELVEILKSRNLAHTGKKAELVARIQEDDTKNNGGEAAPAPATKTDVADDVIDWEDDEVPAEGATKPSTEAGAAAIAAGGKGQVSNPAAVPNQKLDTDPAATDDLKVEAAGGEAGKDAAPEQAAEGAAAPAGEEGAAEAVQEKPAPNFAKGLPITELEEELKKRKARAEKFGITEESQAAIAQAEKNIERAKRFGTGADVDAGVGVKGLDEALPQEKTRKRSRNDEQGGRGGKRRNFGGRGNRPRRGGGQGGNRNKTNNGGSEKPQQMQLSEQDRAALEARKKRFAAAT, encoded by the coding sequence ATGGCCATTGACTACAGCAAAAAGACTAACGCGGAACTCGTCGAGATCCTCAAATCCCGCAACCTCGCCCACACCGGCAAGAAGGCTGAGCTAGTCGCTCGTATCCAGGAGGATGACACCAAGAACAACGGCGGCGAGGCAGCTCCCGCGCCCGCCACGAAAACCGACGTCGCCGACGACGTGATTGACTGGGAAGATGACGAGGTCCCGGCTGAAGGTGCTACGAAGCCGTCTACGGAAGCCGGTGCTGCGGCGATCGCAGCCGGCGGTAAGGGCCAGGTGTCCAACCCGGCTGCCGTTCCGAACCAGAAACTCGATACCGATCCTGCTGCCACCGATGACCTTAAGGTGGAGGCTGCTGGCGGGGAGGCCGGTAAGGATGCTGCGCCCGAGCAGGCGGCTGAGGGGGCCGCCGCGCCGGCTGGGGAGGAGGGCGCGGCCGAAGCTGTTCAGGAGAAGCCTGCGCCGAACTTTGCTAAGGGATTGCCTATTACGGAGTTGGAagaggagttgaagaagcgcaaggctCGTGCTGAGAAGTTCGGGATCACCGAGGAGTCTCAGGCTGCCATCGCGCAAGCCGAGAAGAACATCGAGAGAGCTAAGCGCTTTGGAACCGGCGCGGACGTCgatgctggtgttggtgtcaAGGGGCTAGATGAAGCTCTTCCGCAGGAGAAGACTCGCAAGAGGAGCCGGAACGATGAGCAAGGTGGTCGCGGTGGTAAGCGACGTAACTTTGGGGGCAGAGGGAATCGCCCTcgtcgtggtggtggtcagGGTGGAAACAGGAACAAGACCAACAACGGCGGCAGCGAGAAGCCGCAACAGATGCAGTTGAGTGAGCAGGATCGCGCAGCATTGGAGGCAAGGAAGAAGCGATTTGCTGCTGCGACATGA
- a CDS encoding uncharacterized protein (COG:S;~EggNog:ENOG410PFSK;~InterPro:IPR013216,IPR029063;~PFAM:PF08241;~go_function: GO:0008168 - methyltransferase activity [Evidence IEA]) yields the protein MSSHKRRDSVEKNSTSKSTAHSATTSTDSLNTRRQSRIPSQPTSQVMPQKLPRTSSKEGSEKPDTKSPTTPSSATSRRFGLFPKRSKTETDAQASAQYRLPRKGPVARIGHESYGKYAQRDRRMSSSSNTSATRTRSMSTTENTPKPTSSRKESLKNRPELDIDDFLRNRLEPVVISGGGGMDGRPSLMRTQSEQSAMSGCSTISPTNTTQTVKGAYSTGCSTDSLATLSATAGDPSMKPRTNSEGGGQSRAPISRIGGAFHRAAASQPTVSRSSSQIRPDKAPIPPKDQDQKGRKKSFRSFFQRSHSKPRKNSTTEVPSSSSNQLPAQVTPVPVNRPVAHYALLDTDPDSLEDVMHDIEDSPPTDYDYSESSPPAEAPAALNIRKSTLLPSPPRLQTEFHAGWQSPPKVYMNKGLASCSPGTEEKPVARRPSRLASIGRIPQVISRKDRQHRPAAQSFSRPFSMAETPSLTAPVLSNDFQVPTCSEEMGRRPSEPTRLGFDLTQPFGDPTYRSVLDLISGPYSNNEFLRFSPDKNSLPSSFECSTPAVTAIAPHPDSDLTDDEVWKEYDDLIDDVLSPISPKTTLPDFATSDDDEKLGLAALASQTLQNELDAPHLPTLFEQPSITLNRASQSSDGCSVRLRRSRIATALRSSYAPSSQPSYSDLKAGQEEETGESEKGGPSSPSLKLVEEQQSFPLSPLNPSQSFEACRQRNTILFDIAERDREGPTAQTNIRSGSLMTSRWLSFGRVLFSPAHNHVKSGEQERILVIDGLGNDDWSFYCALTYTNADVYNLHVGLTPAASSHPAAWQPPTNHHTVYHADLADRFPFPKGHFAATVLRFPAACSESVQDNVVSECKRVLRPGGYLEMSIMDLDMVNMGIRTRKAVRGLKERTYVADPSISLKPASDSIQRLLGRHAFDNLHRCMVRIPVAGVITRSSASSSSTSSSSLHPSMSIPAATRSAPSFGQGSNNPFIPRHNKHGKSQSNDTDLSLGDLLSDPVPSPSNDESIRKIVAKVGRWWYTRCYEIPVLPDGDVDCRIWNDGKVLRECQKRGTGFRLLIAHAQKPSEVNRRTASV from the coding sequence ATGTCTAGCCATAAGCGGCGGGACTCTgtggaaaagaactccacTTCAAAATCCACGGCGCATTCCGCCACAACCTCGACCGATTCGCTCAATACCAGAAGACAATCCCGAATTCCGTCGCAGCCGACATCGCAGGTGATGCCGCAGAAACTCCCACGAACTTCTTCAAAGGAAGGATCGGAAAAACCAGATACAAAGAGCCCAACTACCCCATCCTCCGCAACGTCAAGGCGATTCGGCCTTTTCCCCAAGAGATCGAAGACGGAAACCGACGCTCAAGCCTCGGCACAATACCGACTCCCTCGAAAAGGCCCGGTCGCGCGAATAGGCCACGAAAGTTATGGAAAATATGCCCAACGTGATCGAAGAATGAGCTCTAGTAGCAACACCAGTGCTACCAGAACGAGATCCATGAGTACCACCGAGAACACGCCCAAGCCTACCTCAAGTCGCAAGGAGAGCCTCAAGAACAGACCGGAGCTTGATATTGACGACTTCTTGCGGAATCGCTTGGAACCTGTTGTTATcagtggcggtggtggtatgGATGGGAGACCGTCGTTGATGCGGACGCAGAGCGAGCAGAGTGCTATGAGTGGTTGCAGTACAATATCACCGACAAACACCACGCAGACCGTGAAGGGTGCATATTCGACTGGGTGCTCGACTGATTCTCTGGCTACTTTGTCAGCAACTGCGGGTGATCCGAGCATGAAACCGAGGACAAATTCCGAAGGTGGTGGCCAGTCTCGTGCGCCGATTTCCAGAATTGGAGGCGCATTCCATCGTGCTGCAGCATCACAACCAACTGTTTCTCGATCTTCCAGTCAAATTCGCCCAGACAAGGCGCCAATCCCTCCAAAGGACCAAGATCAGAAGGGCAGAAAGAAAAGTTTCAGAAGTTTCTTCCAAAGAAGTCATTCCAAGCCGCGCAAAAACTCAACTACTGAAGTaccttcatcctcttcaaatCAGCTCCCCGCGCAGGTCACCCCCGTGCCGGTTAACCGACCCGTTGCGCATTATGCTCTTCTCGATACCGATCCGGACTCTCTGGAAGATGTCATGCACGATATCGAGGACTCGCCACCAACGGACTACGATTATTCAGAATCCAGCCCACCGGCGGAAGCCCCAGCTGCTCTGAACATACGGAAATCAACTTTACTTCCCTCACCTCCGAGATTACAGACTGAATTCCATGCTGGTTGGCAGTCTCCGCCAAAAGTGTACATGAACAAGGGTCTTGCATCGTGCAGCCCTGGGACTGAGGAGAAACCAGTGGCCAGACGCCCAAGTCGACTGGCATCTATTGGTCGCATTCCGCAGGTGATTTCGAGAAAGGACAGGCAACATAGACCAGCAGCGCAGTCGTTCTCGAGACCTTTCAGTATGGCTGAGACGCCTTCTCTGACAGCGCCTGTGTTGAGCAATGACTTCCAGGTGCCGACGTGCTCTGAAGAGATGGGAAGACGGCCGAGCGAACCAACTAGATTGGGTTTCGACCTTACTCAACCGTTTGGTGACCCTACGTACAGAAGCGTCTTGGATCTTATCTCTGGGCCGTACTCTAATAACGAGTTTCTTCGGTTTTCTCCTGATAAGAACTCGCTGCCGTCTTCATTCGAGTGTAGTACTCCCGCAGTCACCGCCATAGCTCCCCATCCTGATAGTGATCTGACCGATGACGAGGTTTGGAAGGAATACGACGATCTCATCGACGATGTTCTGTCGCCTATAAGCCCGAAAACGACTTTGCCCGACTTTGCTACCTCcgatgacgatgagaagCTTGGGCTCGCGGCTTTGGCTAGCCAGACGCTGCAGAATGAGCTGGATGCTCCTCATCTTCCGACTCTTTTTGAGCAACCGTCGATTACTCTAAACCGAGCGTCTCAGTCCAGTGATGGTTGCTCCGTTCGGCTGCGCCGTTCTAGGATTGCTACTGCTTTGCGCTCGTCCTATGCTCCGTCGTCTCAGCCGTCATACAGTGATTTGAAGGCTGGTCAAGAAGAGGAAACGGGAGAAAGTGAAAAAGGCGGTCCGTCGTCGCCTTCCCTCAAGCTTGTGGAAGAGCAGCAAAGCTTTCCCCTTTCCCCGCTTAATCCCTCCCAGAGCTTTGAGGCATGTCGACAACGTAACACTATCCTGTTCGACATTGCCGAACGTGACCGTGAAGGCCCAACAGCACAAACCAACATCCGCTCTGGTTCTCTTATGACAAGCCGTTGGTTGTCCTTCGGACGAGTTCTGTTCAGCCCCGCCCACAACCACGTGAAGTCCGGTGAACAGGAGCGCATCCTTGTGATTGATGGATTAGGCAATGACGATTGGTCGTTCTACTGCGCGCTGACCTATACTAATGCCGACGTGTACAACCTCCATGTTGGCCTGACCCCAGCCGCGTCGTCACATCCAGCTGCCTGGCAACCACCTACGAACCATCACACCGTTTACCATGCGGATCTTGCAGACCGGTTCCCATTTCCTAAAGGTCACTTTGCAGCTACTGTCTTGCGGTTTCCGGCTGCGTGCTCCGAAAGTGTTCAGGATAATGTCGTTTCGGAGTGTAAGCGTGTACTTCGGCCAGGTGGCTATCTGGAAATGAGCATAATGGACCTCGACATGGTGAACATGGGCATTCGCACCCGGAAAGCTGTCCGTGGTCTCAAAGAGCGTACTTACGTCGCCGATCCTAGCATTAGCCTCAAGCCAGCTAGCGACAGCATCCAACGTCTACTTGGTCGTCACGCCTTCGATAACCTCCATCGTTGCATGGTCCGCATCCCGGTGGCGGGGGTAATCACCCGGTCCTCcgcctcatcatcctctacGTCTTCATCGTCTTTACACCCATCGATGTCCATCCCCGCCGCCACCCGCTCAGCTCCCTCCTTCGGACAGGGTTCTAATAACCCTTTCATCCCCAGACACAACAAACACGGCAAATCCCAGTCCAACGACACCGACCTCTCCCTAGGCGACCTCCTCTCCGACCCTGTTCCCTCCCCGTCAAATGACGAGTCCATCCGCAAAATCGTCGCCAAAGTCGGTCGTTGGTGGTACACGCGGTGCTACGAGATCCCCGTGCTGCCGGACGGGGATGTCGATTGCCGAATTTGGAATGATGGGAAGGTTCTGAGGGAGTGTCAGAAGCGAGGCACAGGGTTCCGTTTGTTAATTGCGCATGCGCAGAAGCCGAGTGAGGTTAACCGCAGGACGGCTAGCGTTTAG
- a CDS encoding fungal specific transcription factor domain-containing protein (COG:S;~EggNog:ENOG410PNA2), whose protein sequence is MLGGGKYSPLSIQLGRYDIPLPSSDDSFAFGIFEQHDSISLELLDFDKSNPLPIQMPTKHGEPSFSLIIQGFNIWSVVSNRVSSRGQKDIPAWETDPFWGRGLEALEHWRAAQGSRMVYSPGNNNLQAYITRNQAERFAFLNLIYYITALFIHRQLTRLLPHQNGPSETTHPGWLHSNSSSRKLLENANNIIHLMKHLHYGIDLRAPFTCFCVFNAMATVAHAHKWFHTTPGTQDASELLEWGVEWLREAGNHWEIAQGWYNTLTEIIATYDCLDMGSPHLSDTQRHKLSHIHDRLARLDESSAPIAQILSPQDSQPEQLDIGTRDPQQEDCGQYPAVWNLETGQESQLLDLDPHNPSLTALQNGPFQPPEGLAFDHDFLTAVLSDPSGNLIPMH, encoded by the coding sequence ATGCTGGGTGGCGGGAAGTATAGTCCCTTGAGCATCCAATTAGGTCGCTACGACATCCCTCTTCCTTCGTCCGATGACAGCTTTGCGTTCGGCATTTTCGAACAGCACGATTCGATTTCGCTAGAATTGCTTGACTTCGATAAAAGCAACCCACTTCCGATTCAAATGCCAACGAAGCATGGCGAGCCGTCATTTTCCCTGATCATCCAGGGATTCAATATCTGGTCGGTCGTTTCGAACCGGGTCTCCTCGAGAGGACAGAAGGACATTCCAGCATGGGAAACTGACCCCTTCTGGGGCCGCGGCTTGGAGGCTCTCGAACACTGGCGCGCAGCGCAAGGGTCTCGAATGGTGTATTCGCCGGGAAACAATAACCTGCAAGCATATATAACGCGTAATCAAGCGGAGCGGTTCGCATTTCTCAATCTCATATACTATATCACAGCATTATTTATCCACCGCCAACTCACCCGCCTTCTCCCCCATCAGAATGGGCCATCAGAGACTACACATCCGGGATGGCTGCACTCCAATTCCAGTAGTCGAAAGCTTTTGGAGAATGCTAACAATATCATACATCTGATGAAACATCTTCATTACGGAATCGACTTGCGAGCACCTTTTACGTGTTTTTGTGTCTTCAATGCTATGGCAACAGTTGCACACGCGCATAAATGGTTTCACACGACTCCTGGGACCCAAGATGCTTCCGAGCTCCTCGAATGGGGTGTTGAATGGCTACGAGAGGCAGGCAATCATTGGGAAATAGCACAAGGATGGTATAATACCCTTACGGAGATCATTGCAACTTACGATTGTCTGGACATGGGCAGCCCCCATCTATCAGACACTCAGCGTCACAAGCTATCACATATCCATGACAGGTTGGCGCGTCTTGATGAATCAAGTGCCCCGATAGCCCAAATTCTTTCGCCTCAAGACAGTCAGCCTGAGCAGTTGGATATCGGGACTCGAGATCCGCAGCAGGAGGATTGCGGCCAATATCCTGCGGTGTGGAATTTAGAGACTGGTCAAGAGAGCCAACTGCTAGACCTTGACCCGCATAATCCTTCTCTCACCGCACTTCAAAATGGCCCATTCCAGCCGCCTGAGGGGCTCGCATTCGACCATGATTTTCTAACGGCTGTTTTGTCTGATCCATCAGGCAATTTGATCCCAATGCATTAG
- a CDS encoding uncharacterized protein (COG:S;~EggNog:ENOG410PIZE;~InterPro:IPR025337;~TransMembrane:1 (o23-42i);~go_function: GO:0016491 - oxidoreductase activity [Evidence IEA]): MSNTGVRWTATAQNPKKQLKLDFFIHAVNLAIFFDAFMKLPYLSGKNKARLLEMKGRTDILIWASRNMPDPQVDDILNYPIHLGWPEVFAQSYKHPSDDGHLAKFVRAVAYAEKLCRPYEKEAEKRGLRVTGDMWLKIGNLAVDTVGTIFSDLWVRGAGFSEPWEKFGPRK, from the exons ATGAGCAACACAGGGG TCCGGTGGACCGCCACAGCCCAGAATCCCAAAAAGCAGCTAAAATTGGACTTCTTCATCCACGCCGTAAATCTCGCAATCTTCTTCGACGCCTTCATGAAGCTGCCATATCTTAGTGGTAAGAACAAAGCGCGTCTTCTCGAAATGAAAGGACGAACGGACATTCTAATCTGGGCATCCCGCAACATGCCGGATCCCCAGGTGGACGACATCCTGAACTACCCGATCCACTTGGGATGGCCGGAAGTCTTCGCGCAGAGTTACAAGCATCCTAGCGATGATGGGCATTTGGCTAAATTTGTCCGCGCAGTAGCCTATGCTGAGAAGTTGTGTCGTCCGTATGAGAAGGAGGCGGAGAAGAGAGGTCTTCGCGTTACGGGGGATATGTGGTTGAAGATTGGTAATCTCG CTGTCGACACCGTGGGAACGATATTTAGTGACTTATGGGTGCGAGGCGCCGGGTTTTCCGAGCCTTGGGAAAAGTTTGGCCCAAGAAAGTAG
- a CDS encoding questin oxidase family protein (COG:S;~EggNog:ENOG410PIZE;~InterPro:IPR025337;~go_function: GO:0016491 - oxidoreductase activity [Evidence IEA]), whose product MATATNICITPEHVGIFGTSGLNHASARKVSEVLQHDMENHHVYLNMIQFHNHIVHLMLTIWALGASPETIQVQYDREDKRQRPVFPRNENYPNYLASFQREIDTKGVPEVMNEYLFSGDRLAESLLSRMFAGLVHPIIHLGFGIEFQQPAIIAQAFAQASVHEDYLGEAFFIPAEETAGGLGLRGDKTLVEIIDQMRTDQKVKAGPTTETRIDSWMVC is encoded by the exons ATGGCCACTGCTACGAATATCTGCATCACCCCAGAGCATGTCGGCATCTTCGGCACATCCGGTCTCAATCATGCATCTGCCCGCAAGGTCAGCGAGGTGCTGCAGCATGATATGGAAAACCACCATGTCTATCTCAACATGATCCAATTTCACA ACCATATCGTCCATTTGATGCTCACCATCTGGGCCCTCGGAGCCTCACCCGAAACTATTCAAGTACAATACGACCGTGAAGATAAACGCCAACGACCCGTATTTCCACGGAACGAAAAC TACCCGAATTACCTCGCCTCCTTCCAGCGCGAGATCGATACCAAGGGCGTTCCTGAGGTTATGAACGAGTATCTCTTCAGCGGCGACAGATTGGCTGAATCCCTGCTTTCACGGATGTTTGCGGGACTTGTGCATCCGATTATTCACCTGGGTTTTGGAATTGAGTTCCAGCAGCCTGCGATTATTGCTCAGGCTTTTGCGCAAGCGTCGGTGCATGAGGATTACCTAGGCGAAGCCTTTTTTATTCCTGCTGAGGAAACTGCCGGAGGCCTTGGTCTGCGCGGGGATAAGACACTGGTTGAGATAATAGACCAAATGCGGACTGACCAGAAGGTCAAGGCAGGGCCCACCACGGAGACACGGATAGATTCGTGGATGGTCTGTTGA